The following DNA comes from Poecilia reticulata strain Guanapo linkage group LG5, Guppy_female_1.0+MT, whole genome shotgun sequence.
GTCTTAATGTGCTTCCTGCAGCTCACAGAGAGACGTCAGAAGACTGTCAGAGTTGTCTGGAGTGTTCGCGGGACAACGGCTGCGTTCGCTGCCCAGAGCGACTCTTCCTGTTTCTCCAGAGGAAAGGGATGTCTCATCATGGGACGTGTCTCCATTCCTGTCCAAACGGACACTTTGGACAGAGAGGGAGGGACGTGAACCGCTGCATGAGTACGTAAAAATGTGTCATGAAGAAACAGCAAAGatgagaagtgaaaaaaaataatgaaaagactagttttttttttgggagagATTCAATCAGCCTGACTTCCTTGTAATCTGTTGAAgcttcaatttgttttttaaagcctttCTTTTGTATTCAGCTGCTTCAGCTCAAGTTGTCCCTGATCATGGTACGCACCAAATACTCCTGTTATAACTCAACAAATCCTGCTtctccgttacctagcaaccccagcagagttccgcctgttacctagcaacccaagctgagttccagcatTTTTGGTTGGCTTTTTTCACCCGATTAAGCATTCCCACCTCTTTAAATGGACCGGACTTTCCTAAGGAAACGGACTGGAGTTCGATTAAACCGAACCCAAGTGGGCTGGTGTGAAAGCAGCCCAAGATTATATGTGCAGTTACATACTTTTGGTGaatcaatatttagtttggagaatATAAAACACACGGGGGCAAGGTTCAACTGCAGAGGGGCAGTAGCCCCCCTTTGCTCCTgtgtagatccgcccctggatGAATCACTCTGASTGTCGAGACCAGTAAAGACTTTCTGAATGGCAGGAGTCACAGAGTTGTCTAAATAACCGTAAAAGTCCgaaacaaatgattaaaaatctAWATATTTATTTCCAGGCATTAACTCGCCATGATCATCTCTAACAGAAGCccaaactgcagttttctggtgtTTATTATGAAGAGACGTTAGCTTGAAGAGGTTTTTATGAGTTGGCTTTAAAAGACAAAGGTTATTGGATTCTTCAGTACTTTTTATCATCTTTATATTCAACAAGAATGCACttactgcattcttgttggttgtgcagaaggttctactaatgcttttcaaagatgtatagttgtataattgcgcatctgtctgctttcattttcacgtgcaagtgtaaacgttgagtggTCAGCAGCAGcgtatttggatttaaagtggcagagaccctaaaacagctcaaagtaGCTGGAACTGATTAGACTAAAATGTTATCTGAAATGTAGTGAGCATGTTTTGTGTCGCCCACAGACCTTACAATTTAACTGTAAAGAGTTACAATTTAACTGTATCCTGAACAAAATCTATGAAATTTCACCGCTCCTACAGTCTGGttttcctttaatattttaattgttctaCTAACTTTAAGTCATAGAAATCTTTAAATTTTTAGAATTTGAACttaaatgtgtgagtttgtgaaagataaacttgcAGAAGTAAGTTGTGTTAATGTTATTAAAATTGTCATATCTGTAAAAGTAAACAAGGGTTTTTAAGTTGGCACttcaaaaaactgaaagaagaaaacagcgGGATTAGGAAATATTTCCCAGGGTGCTTAGCGGCAGGTTATTGTATCTTGTGTTGCGAGTTTTATTAAAGCAGATATTAATTTCAAAGCAACTGTTGCCGTCTCATTATTTAAGCgctattcaaaacaaaaatttgattgtgatgtttattaaaatatatgttcagATATTTAGTTCTTGTAAGTcgaatcaaaaatgtaaattcttcTAACTTAAAATAGTGATTTTAAACAACAACCACCTGTGCCTCTGCAGGTTGCAGGTGAAACTCAGATTTTCAGTTTGCGATGTTTATCCGGCGCTCTGCTTCCTCCCAGAATGCCGCTCGTCGGACTGCGAGCTGTGTTTCAGTCGGGACTTCTGCACCAAGTGTAAGCCTGGCTTCAAGCTGCACAAAGGCAAATGTTTGATCCAGTGCCCAGAGGGAACCTTCGCTCACCAGACAGACTGCCTCGGTAAGtaaaaaactgcaatatttGGAGATATTTACAGATAActgatgtattttctttgttaagCAACAGGAATTCCAAGCCAGGTTAATTTCCTCTAAAAACATATCAAGATTCAGATCTTGTTGCCTTAGGAAGAACAATAACCAaacgcgtcttttttttttgatttagtttgCTAAGATATGTACAAATACTCAAGATGTCTAACAATGATATGAATATCACTATTCAGTGATGATCATTTAAGATTAATAGTGATGATTAATAGCATCACTGTGCTATTAATCTCAGTTATGtccaataataatataaatagcACAATTAATCACTAGTgctgtgattaatcatgattaattacAGCACTAGTGTTAGTGATTAATCAATGAATCACCAACACTAGTGATTAATTGTGATCAATCACCAGTgctgtgattaatcatgattaatcactaGTGTtagtgattaatcacaattaatcaccAACACtagtgattaatcatgattaattacAGCACTAGTGNCGTGATTAATCACTAGTGctgtgattaattgtgattaattacagCACTAGTGTtagtgattaatcacaattaatcaccAACACtagtgattaatcgtgattagtCACTAGTGCTAGTGAGTAAAACTAGCACTAGTGATTACTCACTAGCACTAAATTCACTAGCTCTAGTAAATAGTGTGATATCACTGTGATTAATCGTAGTCGTAGttcacatgtgagtgtaaactCACACAAACAAATAATGGTTCTGCTATTGTTTGAGCTTCTGAGATGCTAATCGGCCGCTCACAGCTGTAAAAATTATACCTTGTGAATGTGGTTACAACTGTCATAAaggaaaaacatacaaacaaaatcttTGCAAAAACCAGACAAATATGCAGTgccttaacaaaaaaaattagcaaaattttaaaaacaaacaggaagaaatcaGAACTATAGTCTTACTGTTGCATAAGGATTGCAGAAATCGGCATTGCTAACATAAAAACGCATGAGGTCTGCATCTTGTTTAATCCAAGCCACCTATAAAAAGATACTCCTCTCCAACAGAGACATCAGTGAAACTGAAGCTGGTAGCGTAACTAACAGCAGACTCCTTTCTGAGTGTTCAGCCGTTTTTATTCCACCTTAAACAGTGACTTCACCTGCAGGTTTTTGTGTTGACGTCATCGGGTTGTACTGACTCATAATGCCATTAAGTGACAGCCTAATAGGATCTGTTTAACGTgcctttaattttatttttagcctccTAACATCACCTGGAAACACtcgtttgtatttttatctgagTTAAATCCGTTCGGATGGGGCCAGGCTCTCAACATAACACACGATACGCATTAAAAACCTTCAGAGTGGTTTTGGGCTTCATCCCTCCCTTCTCCGTAAGTGAGATATATGATTGAACTCGGTCATCATTTGATGCTTT
Coding sequences within:
- the rspo4 gene encoding R-spondin-4 isoform X4; its protein translation is MLHSTHRETSEDCQSCLECSRDNGCVRCPERLFLFLQRKGMSHHGTCLHSCPNGHFGQRGRDVNRCMKCRSSDCELCFSRDFCTKCKPGFKLHKGKCLIQCPEGTFAHQTDCLEVCPLPPLGEWSEWSVCVRDGATCGFRWGKQTRVREKATEKASVCSPQRETQRCRMKKKCPTEKRRNKKAGLGRKRERKRLRLLASVSANATTDTISGGA